In Spirochaetaceae bacterium, the genomic window CTTGAGCAGATCGAAGGTGCTTCCAGCACTGTCGCGCCACGAGCGCTTCATCGGAGCTACTTCAGCGCCTGGAACGCCTTCGCGGTTGCCGCGAGCGCCTGCTCGATGTCGGCTTCGGTGTGTGCGGTCGACAGGAACATGTTGTGCCACGGGTGCAGGTAGACGCCGTGGCGCAGGGCGTGGACGCAGAACGCCTTGCCCTTCTCCCGGTTCGGGTCGTCCTCGAACATCACGGTGGGCATCTGCGGCGGGCCGCTCTGGCGGATCGCGTGGCCGTAGCGCGTGGACTGTTCGGCGAGGCCGTCGCGGAACAGCCCACCGAGGCGCTCCATCAGCGCCGGGGCGTCCACCTCGGCGAGCAGGTCGAGCGTCTCGATGGCCGCCGCCAGCGGCGCCGCCTGGTACCAGAACGACCCGGTCACGAAGATGGACTCGGCCGCTTCCCGGTAGGGATCGCTGCCGAGGATGGCGGCCAGCGGCTCGCCGTTGGCGATCGCCTTGCCCCAGGCCGACAGGTCGGGCTGCACTCCCAGCAGCGACCAGCTCGCATCCAGCGACAGGCGCAGCCCGGCGCGCACGTCGTCCAGGATCAGCGCCGCACCCTCGGCGTCGCAGATGGCGCGCGCCGTGCGCGCGAAGGCCGGGTCGGGCAGCTCCTGGTGGTAACCGGCGTCGTGCCGGAACGCCGACACCACGATGCCGGCGAGGTCGCCGGACACCGCCTCGGCAGCCGCGGTCAGGCCTTCGGCGTCGTTGTAGGTGTAGGTGGGAAACAGTGCGTGCTCTTCGGCCGGCGTGCCGGGCGACATCCGGTTGGCCCACGGCTGCGCGCCGTGGTAGGCGCCGGTCGCGACCAGGATGTTGCGCTTCCCGCTGTTCGCGCGCGCCACCATGTTGCACACGGTGGTGGCGTCGTTGCCGTTCTTGGCGAAGATCGCCCAATCCGCGTGGCTCACCTGGCCGACGAAGCGCTCGGCCAGGGCGACGATGGCCGGCGGCGGGCCGTTGGCCATGTCCAGCAGGTCGCGCTGCGCCTCGGCCGCGGCGGCGATGCGCGGGTTGCCGTAGCCGGCGATCATCGGGCCGTACGCGCACATGAAGTCGATGTACTCGTTGCCGTCCACGTCCCACAGGCGGCAGCCGTCGGCGCGATGAAAATACTGCGGATAGCCCGCCGGCATCTTCCGGTTCACCGACATGTGGCCGTACATGCCGCCGGGGATCACGCGCTCGGCGCGTGTTCGAAGTGCTGCGTCGTCGTGCATGGTTCCAACTCCCCCGCCCTGCGAGCGGGCATGCCTACCATACACCGGCCTTGCTCCATGCAAACAGCTACCCGCTACTACGTACCGGTGGCCCCGATGCGTCCACTCCCACCCCTGAGCCGCGGGTCGAGCAGGTCGCGCAGTGCATCCCCGAACATGTTCAGACAGTACACGGTAACCGTCAGCGCAAGACCGGGCCACAGCGCCAGCCACGGGGCGATCTCCATGAACTGGCGCCCTTCCCGGCTCAGCATGGCGCCCCAGCTCGGCACGCTCGGCGGCAGGCCGAAGCCGAGAAAGCTCAGCGACGCCTCGCTGATGATCACGCCGCCGATGTTGATGGTGAATATGACGATCACTACCGGCGCGATATTGGGCAGCACGTGGCGAATGAAGGTTCGCCATCCGGCGGAGCCGATCGACTGCGCCGCGTGGAAATAGGCATTCTCCTTGATGTCGATGACGGCGCCTCTGACCGTTCTGGAGCCGACGATGCCTCCCGTTATCCCCAGCACGACTATTATCTGCAGCATGCCGCGCCCCACGATCGACATTACGGTGAGCAACAGGAGCAGTCCGGGAAAGGCCATCCAGGCGTCGACGAATCTCTGCACGGCCAGGTCCAGCTTGCCGCCGAAGAATCCGGAACTGCCGCCGATCAGCACCGCGACCACCACGTTCAGCGTGGTCGCCGCCAGGCCGACGATCAACGAAAGCCGGGCGCCGTGGATGAGACGGCTCAGGAAATCCCGCCCCACGTAGTCGGTGCCCAGGAGAAACCGGGCCGACGGGGCCTGCAGAATGTCGTCCGTGTGCGGCTCCATGTGGTCATACGGCGCCAGCACATCGGCAAGGATACCGACCAGAATCAGCATCAATATGATGATCCCGCAGACGCTGCCCAACGGCTTCTCGCGCCACAGCCTGGTAAGGAAAGCAGCGGATGTGTCAGGTCCTCTAGGCATAGCGGACCCTGGGGTCCAGGTACGGATAGATCAGGTCGATCACCAGGTTGATCGCCACCACCGCGACGGCGAACAACAGGTTTATTCCGGACACCACCGGGTAGTCTCGCTCGCTGAGGGCGAGCACCATGACCCGGCCCAGCCCCGGCAGGTTGAAGATGTTCTCCATGATGACGGCGCCGCCCACCACGATCGGCATCTGCAGGCCGATCAGCGTCACTACCGGGATCAGGGAGTTCTTGACGGCGTGGCGCAGGACCACCGCCCGCTCCTTGAGTCCCTTCGACCAGGCGGTCCTGACGTAGTCCTGCCTGAGCACCTCCAGCATCATGGTGCGCGTCATCCGCATGGTGGCGGCCGCCATGCCCGTTCCCACAATCAGGCTGGGGATGATGAACACCCCCAGATTCCCCAGCGGGTCTTCCGTGAACCGAATCCAATACATCGGCGGCGACCAGCGCCACCAGACGACCGGGTAGACCATGACCATGGTTGCCAGCCAGAAGTTGGGCGTCGCCAGGCCGACGATGGCGAACGAACGACCCGCGTAGTCGGCGGGCGTGTCCTGGCGAATCGCCGCGTAGATGCCCACCGGCAGCGCTATCACCAGGCCGATGATAATCGACATCACGCCGAGCTCGATGGTTACCGGCAATCGACCGACTATCTTCCTCTCTACCGGCAACCGGCCGCCCACCAGCGAGCGGCCCAAGCTGCCCTGCAATAGACCTCTGAAGCGTGCCTCACCGGTACGCCAGTCCGGGGTCGGGAGCACGCCGATCCAGCGTCCATACTGCACGTAAACGGGCACGTCCAAGCCCAGCATACGCTCGAACGCCGCACGATCCATGACGTCCCCGTACACCGACGATTCGGACACCATGGTGTCTATTACGTCGCCAGGCAGAAAGCGAACGGAGAGAAAGACCAGGATGGTCAATATGACCAGGGTAGGGACCGTCAGCAACAACCGCCTGATGATATACGCTCTCACGAGACACTCGCGTCCGGAAGCGGCAGCCGACCGGTCCCTTAACCCCTGTTCCTAGAACCCCATTTGTTTTTTGAGGTCCTGGTCAATCCAGACGCGGCCCAGGATGACCCCACTCTCCTGCGCAACCTCGCCGTTGTAGCCCATGACCCAGGGTTGAACCACGGAGAACAGCGGCGCTCTCCCGAGCCATACATGCCAATGGTTCTCGGTCAGGTACATGAACGCCTCTCCAAACCGACTCCTCAGCTCCTCCTGGGTAGCAGCGGACAGGACGGCTTCGGCCAGGGCGTCATACGCCGGGTCTTGCACACCGGCGGGGTTCCACGTCGAGGCCGAGGTGTTCTGTCCCAGCATGCCGATGCTGTGCTCGAACCCTACGGCTTCCGAGGTCATGCCATCATAGGTATGTTCCCGGAGACGGCCGGCCCAAGCACCCGTATCCATTGGCTTCAGCTCTACCTCAACGCCGATCTCGCCAAGCTGGGCTACGACCAACTCGTAATGGCCAAGATCATACAAGTCGCGGAAGTCGAGGCCGGCCTTGATTCGGATGCCGTCGGCGCCGCGCGGATAGCCGGCCTCGTCGAGCAACGCTTCCGCCCCCGCCGGATCGTAGGTGTAGTATTGCCTGATCTCTTCCGGCCAGTCTTCGAATGCGGGAACAAACCCGACCAGCCCGCCCCCCAGGAATCCCTGAGGCGGCCCCAATGACCAACCCTTGAAGTAGGTATCGGCGATCGTGTCAATGTCCAGTGCCATCTGGATGGCGTGACGCACCCTGACGTCGTTGAAGGGCGCGTTCCGGGCCGACAGCGCGATACCGGTGGCCTCTCGGTAGAACGGAAACACCTGGAGATCGGGGTTGCTCTGCTGGAGCTGCTCTATCGTGTTGACACTCTTTACATGCGCATAGAGCAGGTAACCCAGGTAGTCGACCTTGCCGGTCCGTAGCGCCGCCAGGCGGGTCGTCTCGTCGGGCATGATCATCACCTGCAACCGGTCAACGTAGGGCAAGCGGTTGTCCGGGTATTTCTCGTCGAATCCCCAGTAGTTGGGGTTCTTGTCGAAGGTCAGCGAGCTGCCCTCCACCCAGTCGGCCAGCTCGAACGGGCCGGTGCCGACCAGGTTCCTCCAGTCGGTAACGTCGCCGTGTTCCTCGATCACCTCGGGCGGCATGATGCACGTAGGATACGGCCACAGGATTTCACGAGGGACCTGCAGGTTGGGCTGCTCCAGGGTAAAGACGACCGTATACCTGTCGGTGGCGGTTATCGATGCTATTCCCAAGTCATCGAGTCCCGACCACTGGGCAATGTTGGGACTGAATTCGGTGAAGCCGCTGCCCAGACCGGTATAGCGGCGCCAGTTGTATTCGACGTCCTCGGCAGTGAGCTCGCGGCCGTTCATCGGCGCCTTGTCGTGCCAGTGAACGCCTTCGCGGATGTGGAAGGTAAGGGTGAGACCGTCCGCCGACATCTCCCAGCGTTCGGCCAGCCTTCCGGTCAGGGCAATGTCGGGCAGGTATATGCGGTTCAAGCCATGGTCGGCCCGATCTACTGCCCAGTCAATCCCGGCCAGCATTTCGC contains:
- a CDS encoding aminotransferase class III-fold pyridoxal phosphate-dependent enzyme is translated as MHDDAALRTRAERVIPGGMYGHMSVNRKMPAGYPQYFHRADGCRLWDVDGNEYIDFMCAYGPMIAGYGNPRIAAAAEAQRDLLDMANGPPPAIVALAERFVGQVSHADWAIFAKNGNDATTVCNMVARANSGKRNILVATGAYHGAQPWANRMSPGTPAEEHALFPTYTYNDAEGLTAAAEAVSGDLAGIVVSAFRHDAGYHQELPDPAFARTARAICDAEGAALILDDVRAGLRLSLDASWSLLGVQPDLSAWGKAIANGEPLAAILGSDPYREAAESIFVTGSFWYQAAPLAAAIETLDLLAEVDAPALMERLGGLFRDGLAEQSTRYGHAIRQSGPPQMPTVMFEDDPNREKGKAFCVHALRHGVYLHPWHNMFLSTAHTEADIEQALAATAKAFQALK
- a CDS encoding ABC transporter permease, which translates into the protein MLILVGILADVLAPYDHMEPHTDDILQAPSARFLLGTDYVGRDFLSRLIHGARLSLIVGLAATTLNVVVAVLIGGSSGFFGGKLDLAVQRFVDAWMAFPGLLLLLTVMSIVGRGMLQIIVVLGITGGIVGSRTVRGAVIDIKENAYFHAAQSIGSAGWRTFIRHVLPNIAPVVIVIFTINIGGVIISEASLSFLGFGLPPSVPSWGAMLSREGRQFMEIAPWLALWPGLALTVTVYCLNMFGDALRDLLDPRLRGGSGRIGATGT
- a CDS encoding ABC transporter permease; amino-acid sequence: MRAYIIRRLLLTVPTLVILTILVFLSVRFLPGDVIDTMVSESSVYGDVMDRAAFERMLGLDVPVYVQYGRWIGVLPTPDWRTGEARFRGLLQGSLGRSLVGGRLPVERKIVGRLPVTIELGVMSIIIGLVIALPVGIYAAIRQDTPADYAGRSFAIVGLATPNFWLATMVMVYPVVWWRWSPPMYWIRFTEDPLGNLGVFIIPSLIVGTGMAAATMRMTRTMMLEVLRQDYVRTAWSKGLKERAVVLRHAVKNSLIPVVTLIGLQMPIVVGGAVIMENIFNLPGLGRVMVLALSERDYPVVSGINLLFAVAVVAINLVIDLIYPYLDPRVRYA
- a CDS encoding ABC transporter substrate-binding protein, which gives rise to MEKEMVTDPTTGEMVTAPQYGGTLTAATPSDPAGSDAYFGHPTMKAIEQVCEMLAGIDWAVDRADHGLNRIYLPDIALTGRLAERWEMSADGLTLTFHIREGVHWHDKAPMNGRELTAEDVEYNWRRYTGLGSGFTEFSPNIAQWSGLDDLGIASITATDRYTVVFTLEQPNLQVPREILWPYPTCIMPPEVIEEHGDVTDWRNLVGTGPFELADWVEGSSLTFDKNPNYWGFDEKYPDNRLPYVDRLQVMIMPDETTRLAALRTGKVDYLGYLLYAHVKSVNTIEQLQQSNPDLQVFPFYREATGIALSARNAPFNDVRVRHAIQMALDIDTIADTYFKGWSLGPPQGFLGGGLVGFVPAFEDWPEEIRQYYTYDPAGAEALLDEAGYPRGADGIRIKAGLDFRDLYDLGHYELVVAQLGEIGVEVELKPMDTGAWAGRLREHTYDGMTSEAVGFEHSIGMLGQNTSASTWNPAGVQDPAYDALAEAVLSAATQEELRSRFGEAFMYLTENHWHVWLGRAPLFSVVQPWVMGYNGEVAQESGVILGRVWIDQDLKKQMGF